From a region of the Besnoitia besnoiti strain Bb-Ger1 chromosome I, whole genome shotgun sequence genome:
- a CDS encoding PET112 family, C terminal region domain-containing protein (encoded by transcript BESB_008050) yields MSTSETHMLLGSRRDTLAAAFGPGLSRKKKSLSLTDYGCFQSISEINPLSVGVRRRRYSAREPPRSARFASRNKQICNTDNVAEDELEDASDGKGTSKRLEADEALKLETVVGLEAHVQLLTATKLFCACPSQVALTAAAAKLAPDLAARVTRFVASHLAADAADGCASARASPSPSLSSPPPGDFPSSLLAHVSSPPSVSSASASSSSSSASQPLSLWPNTFVCPVCLGEPGSLPTPSRAAVVAACKAALLLQCTDIPETLEFDRKCYIYPDLSKNYQISQIRWPIGRNGHIVLPSSGKHIRIRGVHLEEDTAKMLTATRAASASDAQRRGEGRRLSCRASLPVDALQGERDNVDEGLGSEVDGDEDAFLDMNRASLPLVEIVTEPDFRGADEAVEFLRELRLLFRSAGIATCVMSEGALRCDLNVSLRDTHTKKDFPRTEVKNVGSLRAVRKAIQFEALRQTALLESASTGGRSQTGSEFPASVERRCASSREEDADEGQSAHGLEAQTRMWDDRHQQTRKMRKKFLSEEYFPVRENLIPPVALPRALLDELRAGLTETPASRLTRYVSLGVPPYSARTLIRDPEVAAYFEEAVAGGAPAPAAAAWLLNEVAGWRRRRRSEASRARTERGRSARDSSGAAGRPNAGEADPRRASEAAAEAAEADGEDRTDTPAAPRTGAALLPLTQLKLTPRKFAEMLRLVEQGVLTHNVAKQLLPTLLFSWDGSVQELLEAIEGDREAPEAPAAESTAQEVERQAREILQASPELLQRFENGTRNMADFVVGKILKQQQAAAGRDVAARSGDRPEEIKATVLELMDALSARGRT; encoded by the exons ATGAGTACGAGTGAA acgcacatGTTGCTTGGCTCGCGGCGAGACAcactcgccgctgccttcgggCCTGGTCTCTCTcgcaagaagaagagcctCTCCCTCACGGACTACGGGTGTTTTCAATCCATTTCTGAGATCAATCCCCTTAGCGTCGgtgtgcgtcgccggcgctaCAGCG CTCGCGAACCgccccgcagcgcgcgatTCGCATCCCGTAATAAACAAATCTGCAACACCGACAACGTTGCAGAAGACGAACTGGAGGATGCGTCAGACGGGAAAGGGACGAGCAAGCGActcgaggcagacgaagc GTTGAAGCTCGAGACAGTCGTAGGCCTCGAGGCTCACGTCCAGCTCCTCACCGCGACGAAGCTCTTCTGCGCATGTCCTTCTCAAGTCGCGCtcaccgccgcggccgcgaaacTCGCGCCCGAcctcgcggcgcgtgtgACGCGATTCGTCGCGTCTCAcctcgccgcagacgcagctgacggctgcgcctcagcccgcgcgtctccgtcgccttctctctcttcgccgcctccaggcgaCTTTCCTTCGTCACTGCTCGCTCAcgtgtcttctccgccgtccgTGTCCTcagcttctgcgtcgtcttcttcttcgtccgcaTCTCAGCCACTTTCTCTGTGGCCAAACACCTTCGTTTGCCCCGTATGCCTGGGCGAACCGGGAAGTCTTCCCACGCcgagtcgcgccgccgtcgtggCGGCGTGCAAAGCGGCCCTCCTGCTGCAGTGCACAGACATCC CGGAGACCCTGGAGTTCGATCGCAAATGCTACATCTATCCGGACTTGAGCAAGAATTACCAAATCAGCCAGATTCGATG GCCCATTGGACGCAACGGCCACATCGTCTTGCCGAGCTCTGGAAAGCACATTCGCATTCGAGGCGTCCACTTGGAAGAAGACACCGCAAAGATGCtcacggcgacgcgagcggcg AGCGCctcagacgcgcagaggcggggcgaaggccgccgcctgagctgccgcgcgagtTTGCCGGTGGATGCCTTGCAAGGAGAGCGCGACAACGTCGACGAGGGACTTGGAAGCGAAGTAGatggcgacgaggacgcgttTCTTGACATGAATCGCGCGAGTCTTCCCCTTGTGGAAATCGTCACGGAG CCGGACTTTCGCGGGGCCGACGAGGCCGTCGAGTTCCTCCGCGAACTTCGTCTTTTGTTTCGCTCGGCAG GCATCGCGACGTGTGTCATGTCCGAAGGAGCCTTGCGCTGCGATCTGaatgtctctctgcgcgacaCGCACACAAAGAAAGACTTCCCCCGA ACCGAAGTGAAGAACGTGGGATCTCTGCGCGCCGTTCGCAAGGCGATTCAGTTCGAAGCGTTGCGGCAGACAGCTCTTCTCGAATCCGCCTCGACGGGAGGAAGGTCCCAGACTGGCAGCGAGTTTCCCGCAAGCGTTGAGCGGCgatgcgcctcgtcgcgtgAGGAAGATGCCGACGAGGGACAGTCAGCGCAcggcctcgaggcgcagacgcgcatgtGGGACGACCGCCACCAA CAAACGCGGAAGATGCGGAAAAAGTTCCTGTCAGAGGAATACTTTCCTGTGCGGGAGAACCTCATTCCGCCCGTGGCCCTGCCGCGAGCCCTTCTCGACGAGCTAAG AGCGGGTCTgacggagacgcccgcgTCGAGGCTCACGCGGTACGTGTCGCTGGGTGTGCCCCCCTACAGCGCACGAACGCTTATTAGAGATCCGGAG gTGGCGGCCTATTTCGAggaggcggtcgcgggcggcgctccagcccccgccgcggctgcgtggcTGCTGAACGAAGTCGCGGgctggcgaaggcgacgtAGGTCAGAGGCGAGCCGGGCGCGGACAGAACGCggtcgcagcgcgcgagactccagcggcgccgcggggcgacctaatgcaggcgaggcggatccacgccgcgcgagcgaggcagcagcggaggcggcggaggccgacggAGAGGACAGGACGGACACtcctgcagctccgcgcacgggggcggcgcttctgccCCTGACGCAGCTCAAGCTCAC GCCCCGCAAATTCGCAGAGATGCTGCGTCTGGTCGAGCAAGGCGTCCTCACGCACAAC GTTGCGAAGCAGCTTCTCCCGACTCTCCTGTTCTCCTGGGACGGCAGCGTTCAAGAGCTTCTCGAAGCGATtgaaggcgacagagaggctCCAGAGGCACCCGCT GCAGAATCGACCGCGCAGGAAGTGGAGCGGCAAGCCCGCGAAATTCTCCAAGCGTCTCCCGAGCTCCTTCAACGCTTCGA GAACGGCACGCGTAACATGGCTGACTTCGTGGTAGGCAAGATTTTGAAACAGCAGCAAGCGGCCGCGGGTCgcgacgtcgcggcgcggagtGGAGACCGCCCAGAAGAGATTAAAGCGACGGTACTCGAGCTCATGGACGCTCTCAGCGCTCGAGGCAGAACCTAG
- a CDS encoding DNA polymerase epsilon subunit B protein (encoded by transcript BESB_008070), giving the protein MPSSASLEKMEPSVGAPVPLLSRLEGDSSLTAEELAQLRQGVRHFRSGDRAGSAAAEGDSEPRKRERQGQGADADADVEGADADGHGDSAKKPLRAMRGGFLRATADYEDLGASRFVIRPRKYQQQYSAVYFSRLSALSGVLFRQAERLWPGVCIHACIRDVQTWQECVIVGTLFKDMALKQSVLRDYMDAVPTQTKPNSLLADTDSLFLEDQTARVRLLVDASSRWAASGGEPASDAEEEDSENRRVFRVNGVVTGLLVAVRGMPTDNGRFEVLEVCLGGAPAIPPLLPPSRALASDESLGGLSHPAFRDINLDSKFVAFVSDLRVGDAATDPSRLQLLRDFLLGAFGGPFERRLASRIARLVVAGNVLTAVQAYGSAASQAKTSASSNASLKAVLQEADLFLSQLASSLPVDLMPGDRDPTTFSLPQQPLHGALFPTSRAYSSIHGVSNPHAFSIDKVRFIGSSGQPVANICAFSDLSPLEALRLCAEGRCLAPTAPDTLSLYPFVKDDPFCIAEDADYQHAYFSANHEELSFARLRRTGTGAGEMESYANADGEGPLLLCVPSFAKSSTLVLVDIQSLAVYPLHLVFATEES; this is encoded by the exons AtgccgtcctccgcgtccctAGAGAAAATGGAGCCTTCTGTTGGCGCTCCAgtccctcttctctcgcggctcgagggcgacagcAGCCTGACAGCGGAGGAGCTTGCGCAGCTCCGTCAAGGTGTCAGGCACTTCCGGTCTGGCGACAGGgcgggctcggcggcggcggagggagactcCGAGCCGCGAAAACGCGAGCGGCAGGGGCAGGGCGCGGACGCTGACGCAGACGTGGAAGGGGCGGATGCAGACGGGCACGGGGACTCGGCGAAAAAGCCGCTGCGAGCTATGCGTGGCggtttcctccgcgccacgGCAGACTACGAAGACCTCGGCGCTTCCCGCTTCGTGATCCGCCCGCGAAAGTATCAGCAGCAGTACAGCGCAGTCTATTTCTCGCGACTCTCTGCGCTTTCAGGCGTCCTTTTCCGACAGGCGGAACGCCTGTGGCCTGGTGTGTGCATTCACGCATGCATTCGAGATGTCCAGACTTGG CAAGAGTGCGTCATTGTCGGGACGCTCTTCAAAGACATGGCCCTGAAGCAGTCGGTTCTGCGGGACTACATGGACGCCGTTCCAACCCAG acgaagccgAACTCGCTGCTGGCAGACACGGACTCGCTCTTCCTCGAAGACCAGACAGCGCGTGTGCGCTTGCTGGTTGACGCCTCCTCCCGCTGggcggcctccggcggcgagcctgcgagcgacgcagaggaagaagacagcgagaacAGACGCGTCTTCCGAGTGAACGGCGTCGTCACAGGGCTG ctcgtcgccgtccgcggcatGCCGACAGACAACGGGCGCTTCGAGGTGCTCGAGGTTTGCttgggcggcgcgccggcgattCCGCCGCTCCTTCCCCCTTCACGCGCCCTTGCATCCGACGAGAGCCTGGGAGGCCTCTCGCACCCAGCCTTTCGAGATATCAACTTGGACTCTAAGTTCGTGGCCTTCGTCTCAG ACTTGCGCgtgggcgacgcggcgactgACCCGTCCAggctgcagcttcttcgaGATTTTCTGCTCGGCGCATTCGG GGGGCCTTTCGAGCGCCGACTCGCCTCGCGAATTGCGCGCCTCGTTGTCGCAGGCAATGTGCTGACGGCGGTACAGGCGTACggctctgcagcgtcgcaggcgaagacgTCGGCATCGTCGAACGCCTCACTCAAGGCCGTCCTGCAGGAAGCAGATCTTTTCCtctcgcagctcgcctcctcgctcccgGTGGATCTGATGCCTGGCGACCGCGACCCGACGACTTTCTCGCTGCCTCAGCAGCCGCTCCACGGGGCGCTCTTCCCTACCAGCCGCGCCTACTCGAGCATCCACGGCGTCTCGAATCCGCATGCCTTCTCCATCGATAAG GTCCGCTTCATCGGCTCCTCAGGCCAGCCCGTGGCGAATatctgcgccttctctgaTCTGAGTCCACTCG aggcgctgcgcctctgcgcggaaggccgcTGCCTGGCTCCCACGGCGCCCGACACGCTCTC GCTGTATCCCTTTGTCAAGGATGACCCGTTTTGCAtcgccgaggacgccgactACCAGCACGCGTACTTCTCGGCGAATCACGAGGAACTCagcttcgcgcggctgcggcgaacgGGCACCGGCGCTGGCGAGATGGAGAGCTACGCAAAtgccgacggcgaagggccgctgctgctctgcGTGCCGAGCTTCGCTAAGAGCTCAACACTCGTCCTCGTGGACATCCAGTCTCTCGCGGTCTATCCGCTGCATTTGGTGTTTGCAACTGAGGAGTCCTga
- a CDS encoding hypothetical protein (encoded by transcript BESB_008040): protein MYSGSEEFEAFLDQQLEKLKVDTDVFKDYVVGILQDENASPTEKVEAVTESLQFAVEDDSVASLVPDFATECVDKWVKEVEEVQQQKKAEQKEAALKEAVKVSSPEPTAAASRTGRTTAAESEDPQDKAVKQRLIQQFAWQVDEVVDFDENGADMLRCSSKVETHDPLADNVFRNDNRARVAAAQQMDRLRAKAQHEDELRRRAEQKKAEALKKAKEKNRVAKKERRAGR, encoded by the exons ATGTATTCGGGGAGCGAGGAATTTGAGGCTTTTCTAGATCAGCAGCTTGAGAAGCTGAAAGTGGACACTGACGTCTTCAAGG ACTACGTCGTGGGCATCCTCCAGGATGAGAACGCGTCGCCGACAGAGAAGGTGGAGGCTGTAACGGAGAGTTTGCAGTTTGCAGTTGAGGACGATTCTGTGGCGAGCCTCGTTCCCGACTTCGCCACCGAGTGTGTCGACAAATGGGTGAAGGAAGTGGAAGAAGTTCAGCAGCAAAAAAAAGCTGAGCAAAAGGAGGCCGCGCTCAAGGAAGCAGTGAAGGTCTCGAGCCCGGAGCCGAcagccgcggcttcgcgcacCGGGCGCACGACAGCAGCCGAATCGGAAGACCCACAGGACAAAGCAGTCAAGCAG CGCCTGATCCAGCAGTTCGCGTGGCAAGTCGATGAGGTTGTGGACTTCGATGAAAACGGCGCGGAcatgctgcgctgcagcagcaaggTGGAGACACACGACCCGCTCGCCGATAACGTATTCCGTAACGACAACCGCGCGCGG GTTGCGGCGGCCCAGCAGATGGATCGACTGAGGGCGAAGGCTCAGCACGAGGA CGAActtcggcggcgggccgagcaaaagaaagcagaggcACTCAAGAAGGCCAAGGAGAAAAACCGAgtggcgaagaaggaacgccgcgcaggccgatGA
- a CDS encoding hypothetical protein (encoded by transcript BESB_008060) has product MKRQGGPFPPRGGQKGNVSFSEKRRRLNVDGKGCKGVFLTTNTSEKHAIREFMNLIHQYLPDKDAHNAEAHAERSAADEVTDALKSELASLQRHQKRFVPMKDLLKGAIFIQFTHDDDIPSAILHGLMTRILEEPGVFSCRHISRILPVDATAEPTLEGLRRIVRMLVATSMPFSRAAQRVRDGESDARPADSAASGQDGAQAPETGAAAAAPSGAKETDGNTTEETEGDAAKPKETGEEAKGAAQDSEAPSIVSTWSCQYTSRSFDTVKKQTVLDLLADEVGPAYKVNIREAEFSIVVECNPVFFGVAMAHDFGKLFRYNLHRCCHPEEVQAEKSALAGAPSVAQAAAEAAETAPVEPQKADAAAAQAEESDASATSADASASVPSVEA; this is encoded by the exons ATGAAGCGGCAAGGAGGCCCGTTCCCGCCCCGCGGCGGACAGAAAGGAAACGTCTCCTTCTCGGAGAAG cgccGACGGCTCAACGTCGACGGGAAAGGCTGCAAAGGCGTTTTCCTGACGACAAACACGAGCGAGAAGCACGCCATCCGCGAGTTCATGAACCTCATTCATCAG TATCTCCCGGACAAAGATGCGCATAATGCGGAGGCGCATGCCGA ACGGAGTGCAGCGGACGAAGTAACAGATGCGCTGAAGAGCGAGCTTGCAAGCCTCCAGCGGCACCAGAAGCGCTTTGTTCCGATGAAGGATCTTCTCAAA GGGGCCATTTTCATTCAgttcacgcacgacgacgaCATTCCATCGGCGATTCTTCACGGCCTGATGACGCGCATTCTCGAAGAGCCTGGCGTCTTCTCCTGCAG ACACATTTCGCGGATTCTGCCGGtggacgcgacggcggagcccacgctcgagggcctgcggcgaaTCGTGAGGATGCTGGTCGCGACCTCTATGCCTttttcgcgggcggcgcagcgcgtgcgcgacggcgagagcgacgcgcgtccAGCAgactccgccgcgagcgggcAGGATGGAGCCCAAGCGCCGGagaccggcgcggcggcggcggcgcccagcggcgcgaaggagacagacggcaacacgacggaggagacagagggcgacgcggcgaaacCGAAGGAGActggcgaagaagcgaagggcGCAGCGCAGGACTCCGAGGCGCCGAGCATCGTATCGACCTGGTCTTGCCAGTATACCAGCCGCAGCTTCGACACCGTGAAAAAACAAACCGTGCTGGATCTCCTCGCGGACGAAGTCGGTCCCGCGTACAAGGTCAACATCCGCGAAGCAGAATTCTCCATCGTCGTCGAGTGCAATCCG gttttcttcggcgtcgctaTGGCTCACGACTTTGGCAAGCTCTTCCGCTACAACCTCCATCGCTGCTGTCATCCCGAGGAGGTTCAAGCTGAGAAGTCCGCTCTCGCCGGTGCGCCGTCAGTCGCccaggccgcagcggaggccgcggagaccgcaCCCGTCGAGCCTCAGAaggcggacgccgccgcagcgcaggcagaagaaagcgacgcgagcgccacgAGTGCGGATGCATCCGCCAGTGTCCCCTCCGTGGAGGCGTAG